From the genome of Spinacia oleracea cultivar Varoflay chromosome 2, BTI_SOV_V1, whole genome shotgun sequence, one region includes:
- the LOC130468018 gene encoding uncharacterized protein translates to MQSNPTGRGGTRRKRSSLNSSRSNPTKRARATGEDDAYADHEANEPVLESAAKKTTDTALQAPLSPPTSLEILDEGPVGGFIEDFHRQATSAAVTGGNSSMPPVSRSENKSGDSRLNYHLPLRTGGWIEDTPFKIPPQMKPWFETPGGEPTDQFYPTIDLLCGESVATDSAKDGGDLGYRAFKDLITPADKPQGQIDAPAAQHFNDLYKAVQSNMDLYYVYRWNQLQLTQNNIDMADLRKRAEDAESLLEDSKKKLDATASDLEAANKRLSDIEPRLQAEAERADGLDQRLASVNASLPGVRKSAAKKAVDKLLQSDWFNDILTLRHNGGWCAAHRVVCHVKKLDEDGWQVFEDGYEEKELYKVATGFEPQELPEAVICNANQRTLPPLDVPEAAYWSDDEHAV, encoded by the exons ATGCAATCCAATCCAACAGGCCGAGGTGGAACCCGCCGAAAAAGGTCGTCTCTTAATTCCAGTCGGTCTAATCCGACTAAGAGGGCAAGGGCCACTGGTGAGGATGATGCTTACGCCGATCACGAGGCAAATGAGCCGGTCTTGGAGTCTGCCGCCAAGAAAACTACTGATACCGCCCTTCAGGCGCCGCTGTCTCCACCAACTTCTCTTGAGATTTTGGACGAGGGTCCTGTCGGCGGTTTCATTGAGGACTTCCACCGGCAAGCTACTTCTGCTGCTGTTACCGGTGGTAATTCTAGTATGCCTCCCGTCAGTCGCAGCGAGAACAAGTCTGGGGATTCTAGGCTGAATTATCACCTACCCCTCCGCACCGGTGGTTGGATCGAGGATACTCCTTTCAAGATTCCACCGCAAATGAAGCCATGGTTCGAGACTCCTGGCGGCGAACCTACCGACCAGTTTTATCCCACCATTGACCTGTTGTGTGGGGAGTCGGTGGCTACTGATTCAGCTAAGGACGGTGGCGACTTAGGCTACCGTGCCTTTAAAGATTTGATTACGCCTGCTGACAAGCCACAAGGTCAGATTGATGCCCCTGCTGCTCAACACTTTAATGACCTATACAAG GCCGTTCAGTCCAACATGGATTTGTACTATGTTTACCGCTGGAACCAGCTGCAGCTGACTCAGAATAACATTGATATGGCCGATTTGAGGAAGCGGGCTGAGGATGCTGAGTCCTTGCTGGAAGACAGCAAGAAGAAGTTGGATGCTACGGCTTCTGATTTGGAGGCGGCTAATAAACGGCTCAGTGATATTGAGCCTAGGCTGCAGGCTGAGGCTGAGAGAGCAGACGGTTTGGATCAACGGCTGGCAAGTGTTAATGCAAGCTTACCGGGCGTAAGGAAATCTGCCGCCAAGAAAGCCGTTGATAAACTTCTTCAGTCTGACTGGTTTAACGACATTCTGACTTTGCGCCATAACGGCGGTTGGTGTGCTGCACATCGAGTCGTTTGCCATGTGAAGAAGCTGGACGAGGATGGCTGGCAGGTGTTTGAAGATGGCTATGAGGAGAAAGAGCTGTATAAGGTTGCAACCGGCTTTGAGCCTCAGGAGCTACCCGAGGCGGTGATTTGCAATGCTAATCAGAGGACCCTGCCTCCTTTGGATGTTCCGGAAGCAGCCTATTGGTCTGATGATGAGCATGCCGTTTGA